The sequence CCCGGTCGGGCCGATCCGCGACGTGGGAGGCCACTACCGGACATCCGTGGCGTCGGCGGGTCGGTCTCGCCCGGGCAGGAGTCGTTAGCCCGGTGGTGGGTAGATCCTGAGCGACGCCGACGAGAGGGGAACGCGATGTCGCAGCCGGACGAGAGCCGGGAGAAGACCCCCAAAACAGACGCGGTGCTCATGCACCCCGACAACGACCCACACCGGAACACCGCCGAGGTCGCGCCCCGCAAGGAACACGGCGAGATCCAGGTGGAGCGCGACGGTGAACTGGTGCCGCTCGACCAGGACGAGTGAGCCGACCGCCGTCCGCCGACCGGCCGGTACGGCTCAGCGGGGCGGCAGGTCGCCGGCGAAACCGGCGATCCGCCGCGCCAGCGGGACGCCCGCGCGAACCCAGGTGAAGTGGTCCAACGTCGTACCGGCCTGCGCCACTGTGTACCGCTCCCGGGTCACCGGCGCGCCGGCGAGCTTCGCGCAGAGGTGGTCCATGGTCTCGTGCGGGGTGAACTGGTCGTCGTCCACACTGACGGCCAGCACCGGTGTCCGCACCGCGCGGACCGCCGCCTCGGTGTCCGTACCGTCGAGCCGGGGGAATCGACCGGTCCGCGCGGTGTGCGCCCAGTCGCGGATCACACCGCGTGCCTGTCGACCGCCGAAGCCCCAGCCCGGCCAGACCCCGAGCAGGGCCGCGGTGGCGGCGATCCCCTGGGTGTAGGGCAGCACGCCGAGGCCGCGCCGGCCCGGGTAGGTCCGCCAGTACGGGATGCCGACCGCGATCAGCGCCAACCCGTCCACCTCGTCGCCGCCGTGCAGGGCGAGGTGCAGCAGCGCGGCCTGCCCGCCGAGCGAGTGCCCGAGAAGCAGTCGGGTGCGTCCGTCCAGTCGTGGTTTGAGGGCGGTCAGGACGGCGCCGACGTCGTCGGCCAGCTCGGAGTAACCGTGTCGGTCCGCCCGACTCGGCGCGGGCGTGCTCTCCCCGGTGCCGCGCAGGTCGGCCACGACCACGGCCAGCCCGGCGGCGCGCAGCGCGGCGGCGAAGGGCCGGTAGTACCGGGCCCGGACCCCCATCGCGGGCCAGATCACGACCACCGGCGCGCCGGGCACTCCGGCCGGCTCCGGGTAGACCTGCACACCCAGCCGGCCACCGTCGACGTCGACGAACTCCTGCGCGTACTCCGGATCCCCGTTCACCGGCCCAGCCTACGGCCTGACGTTACCGGCGGGTAGCAGCAGGCCTTCGAGTCGACGACCGCGGTGCGCGGCGCGCTCGCCGGACGCGACGGAGGGCCCCGCCGACTGGCGGAGCCCTCCGAAGGACGCTGCGGTCAGGAGA comes from Micromonospora vinacea and encodes:
- a CDS encoding alpha/beta hydrolase family protein produces the protein MNGDPEYAQEFVDVDGGRLGVQVYPEPAGVPGAPVVVIWPAMGVRARYYRPFAAALRAAGLAVVVADLRGTGESTPAPSRADRHGYSELADDVGAVLTALKPRLDGRTRLLLGHSLGGQAALLHLALHGGDEVDGLALIAVGIPYWRTYPGRRGLGVLPYTQGIAATAALLGVWPGWGFGGRQARGVIRDWAHTARTGRFPRLDGTDTEAAVRAVRTPVLAVSVDDDQFTPHETMDHLCAKLAGAPVTRERYTVAQAGTTLDHFTWVRAGVPLARRIAGFAGDLPPR